The Geobacillus stearothermophilus ATCC 12980 genome contains a region encoding:
- a CDS encoding hotdog fold thioesterase: MIDLAVVKEMTKHTLIETLGIDIIELGEGRVVATMPVDHRTHQPAGLLHGGASVALAETVASIGAYALVDPNTENVVGLEINANHVRVVRRGTVTATGTVLHRGRTTMVWDVRITDEQGELVCISRCTIAIIRKS, encoded by the coding sequence ATGATCGATTTGGCTGTTGTAAAAGAAATGACAAAACATACGTTAATCGAGACGCTCGGCATCGATATCATCGAGCTTGGCGAAGGGCGTGTCGTGGCGACGATGCCGGTCGACCATCGCACGCATCAGCCGGCCGGGCTGTTGCACGGCGGAGCATCGGTTGCCTTGGCCGAGACGGTCGCCAGCATCGGCGCGTACGCGCTTGTGGACCCCAACACGGAAAACGTCGTTGGATTGGAAATCAACGCCAATCACGTCCGCGTCGTTCGCCGTGGGACGGTGACGGCGACAGGGACGGTGTTGCACCGCGGCCGGACGACGATGGTTTGGGATGTGCGCATTACGGACGAACAAGGGGAGCTCGTCTGCATCTCCCGCTGCACGATCGCCATTATTCGAAAAAGCTAG
- a CDS encoding acid-soluble spore protein N, translated as MSNPKGSRKHFVPNHIGTQPRAAGGNKGKQMQDQSGQHAQVIQTKGE; from the coding sequence AAGCCGCAAACATTTTGTTCCCAACCATATCGGAACACAGCCTCGCGCCGCTGGAGGAAACAAAGGCAAACAAATGCAAGATCAATCCGGCCAGCATGCTCAAGTCATCCAAACGAAGGGTGAGTAG
- a CDS encoding HesB/YadR/YfhF family protein has translation MNIMITKKAFDWYKQELGLKPGDAIRFFVRYGGYSTVQKGFSLGMTKDEPAGEPAAQTTVDGVTFFVEDSDQWYFDGRDLTVDLDEKSGEPVFLLH, from the coding sequence ATGAATATCATGATTACAAAAAAAGCGTTTGATTGGTACAAGCAGGAGCTCGGGCTGAAGCCGGGCGATGCGATCCGCTTTTTTGTCCGCTACGGCGGGTACAGCACCGTGCAAAAAGGGTTTTCGCTTGGCATGACGAAAGACGAGCCGGCAGGAGAGCCAGCGGCGCAGACAACGGTTGACGGCGTGACGTTTTTTGTCGAAGACAGCGACCAATGGTATTTTGACGGCCGCGATTTGACGGTTGATTTGGACGAAAAAAGCGGCGAACCGGTGTTTTTGCTCCATTAA
- a CDS encoding acyl-CoA thioesterase, protein MKVAEKQIEVRYAETDQMGVVYHANYLVWMEVGRTELIKQLGFHYADMEKEGIISPVVDLQVSYKKPLRYGETATVRTWIDAYDGIRVTYGYEILAPDGEVAVTGKSQHVCVKRDTFRPIVIRKYFPEWHEAYERAKR, encoded by the coding sequence ATGAAAGTGGCAGAAAAACAAATTGAAGTGCGTTATGCGGAAACAGACCAAATGGGCGTCGTCTACCACGCGAACTATTTAGTTTGGATGGAAGTCGGGCGTACGGAATTGATCAAACAGCTTGGCTTTCATTATGCCGACATGGAGAAAGAAGGCATCATTTCGCCTGTTGTCGATTTGCAAGTGTCGTACAAAAAGCCGCTTCGTTATGGGGAAACGGCGACCGTCCGCACATGGATTGACGCTTACGACGGCATCCGCGTCACATACGGCTACGAGATTCTCGCCCCGGACGGCGAGGTGGCCGTGACCGGCAAATCGCAGCACGTTTGCGTCAAGCGCGATACGTTTCGGCCGATCGTCATCCGCAAATATTTTCCCGAGTGGCATGAAGCGTATGAGCGGGCGAAACGATAA
- a CDS encoding magnesium transporter CorA family protein yields MMKMYLSDASGKMREIDRIENGCWINLVAPTEDEIRYIAHHLDIPIDSIKDALDDEERSRVEKEDNHVLIIVDIPIAAHDEVDGPIYETIPIGMIITNTCFITVCLQENPIFEEFSKNKIKNFYTFMKTRFALQMLYMISTYYLRYLKQINRRTSEIEKELHQSMKNKELFSLLSMEKSLVYFMTSLKANNIVMERLMRLNYLRMYEDDQDLLQDVIIENKQAIEMAEVYSSILSGMMDAFASVISNNLNIVMKFLTAITIVISLPTMVASFYGMNVPIPYQHSPYAFLIAMALAGSLSAATAYIFWKKRYF; encoded by the coding sequence ATGATGAAAATGTATTTGTCTGATGCGAGCGGCAAAATGCGCGAAATTGACCGGATCGAAAACGGCTGCTGGATCAATCTCGTCGCTCCGACCGAGGACGAAATTCGCTACATCGCCCACCATTTGGACATTCCGATCGATTCGATCAAAGATGCGTTGGACGACGAGGAGCGGTCGCGCGTCGAAAAGGAAGACAACCATGTGCTCATTATCGTCGACATTCCGATCGCCGCCCATGATGAAGTGGACGGCCCGATTTATGAAACGATTCCGATCGGCATGATCATTACGAACACATGCTTTATCACCGTCTGTTTGCAAGAAAATCCGATTTTTGAGGAATTTTCAAAAAACAAAATCAAAAACTTTTACACGTTTATGAAGACGCGGTTTGCGTTGCAAATGCTGTACATGATTTCCACGTATTATTTGCGCTACTTGAAGCAAATCAACCGGCGGACGAGCGAAATTGAAAAAGAGCTGCACCAGTCGATGAAAAACAAAGAACTGTTTTCGCTCCTTAGCATGGAAAAAAGCTTAGTCTACTTTATGACGTCGCTCAAGGCGAACAACATCGTCATGGAGCGGCTTATGCGCCTCAACTATTTGCGCATGTACGAAGATGACCAAGATTTGCTGCAAGACGTCATTATTGAAAACAAGCAGGCGATTGAAATGGCCGAAGTATACAGCAGCATTTTAAGCGGCATGATGGATGCGTTCGCTTCGGTCATCTCGAACAACTTAAACATTGTGATGAAGTTTTTGACCGCCATTACGATCGTCATTTCGCTGCCGACGATGGTGGCGAGTTTCTACGGCATGAACGTACCGATTCCGTACCAACACTCTCCGTACGCCTTTTTGATCGCGATGGCGCTCGCCGGTTCACTGTCAGCGGCGACGGCGTACATCTTTTGGAAAAAGCGATACTTTTGA
- the tlp gene encoding small acid-soluble spore protein Tlp — translation MPRPKPDDRSDNVEKLQEMVQNTIENIEKAEETMQFASSEEREKIREKNRRREEAIAAMRAEIKDEAAAREHGYQL, via the coding sequence ATGCCGCGTCCGAAACCGGATGACCGCAGCGACAATGTTGAGAAGCTGCAAGAGATGGTGCAAAACACCATTGAAAATATTGAAAAAGCCGAAGAAACGATGCAGTTTGCTTCCTCGGAAGAGCGGGAGAAAATTCGCGAGAAAAACCGCCGCCGCGAAGAAGCGATCGCGGCCATGCGCGCGGAAATTAAAGACGAAGCCGCTGCACGGGAGCACGGCTACCAATTATGA